The following are encoded together in the Gadus chalcogrammus isolate NIFS_2021 chromosome 2, NIFS_Gcha_1.0, whole genome shotgun sequence genome:
- the LOC130370158 gene encoding histone H3, whose amino-acid sequence MARTKQTARKSTGGKAPRKQLATKAARKSAPATGGVKKPHRYRPGTVALREIRRYQKSTELLIRKLPFQRLVREIAQDFKTDLRFQSSAVMALQEASEAYLVGLFEDTNLCAIHAKRVTIMPKDIQLARRIRGERA is encoded by the coding sequence ATGGCCAGAACCAAGCAGACAGCGCGTAAATCTACCGGTGGCAAAGCCCCAAGGAAGCAGCTCGCCACCAAGGCTGCCCGCAAGAGCGCCCCGGCTACCGGCGGCGTCAAGAAGCCCCATCGTTACAGGCCCGGGACCGTGGCCCTGAGAGAGATCCGTAGGTACCAGAAGTCTACCGAGCTGCTGATCCGCAAGCTTCCCTTCCAGCGCCTCGTGAGAGAAATTGCCCAGGACTTCAAGACCGACCTCCGCTTCCAGAGCTCCGCCGTCATGGCTCTTCAGGAGGCTAGTGAGGCCTACCTAGTCGGTCTGTTCGAGGACACCAACTTGTGCGCCATCCACGCCAAGCGTGTCACCATCATGCCCAAGGACATCCAGCTCGCCCGCCGTATCCGTGGAGAACGCGCCTAA
- the LOC130370108 gene encoding histone H1-like, with the protein MTEVPPVAAAAAPAKATKKKAVARPKKVGPSVSDLIVKAVSASKERSGVSLPALKKVLAADGYDVEKNNTRIKVAIRSLLEKGTLVHTKGIGASGSFKISKDAKKPAAKAAAPKAKKAAVKKPAAAVKKATPKKAKKAVAKKTSVKKITTPKKAKKPAVAKKAVAKKSPKKVVAKKVAAKKSPKKAPKPVAKKSPAKKAAKPKAAKKAAPKKK; encoded by the coding sequence ATGACTGAAGTTCCTCCAGTAGCTGCTGCCGCCGCACCGGCGAAAGCGACCAAGAAGAAGGCGGTGGCCAGGCCGAAGAAGGTCGGACCCAGTGTCAGCGATCTGATCGTGAAAGCCGTGTCCGCTTCCAAAGAGAGAAGCGGAGTTTCTCTGCCAGCACTTAAGAAGGTTTTGGCCGCCGATGGCTACGATGTGGAGAAGAACAACACCCGCATCAAGGTCGCCATCAGAAGCTTGCTGGAAAAGGGAACCCTGGTCCACACCAAGGGTATCGGAGCATCTGGGTCTTTCAAGATCAGCAAGGACGCGAAGAAGCCAGCGGCGAAGGCTGCTGCCCCTAAAGCCAAGAAGGCTGCTGTCAAGaagcccgccgccgccgtcaaGAAGGCTACCCCAAAGAAAGCCAAGAAAGCCGTAGCAAAGAAGACCTCCGTGAAGAAAATTACTACCCCCAAGAAGGCTAAGAAACCCGCTGTGGCCAAGAAGGCGGTGGCGAAGAAGAGCCCCAAGAAGGTGGTGGCCAAGAAGGTAGCAGCCAAGAAGAGCCCCAAGAAGGCACCCAAGCCCGTCGCAAAGAAATCCCCGGCGAAGAAGGCGGCCAAGCCCAAAGCAGCGAAGAAGGCAGCCCCCAAGAAGAAGTAG
- the LOC130370280 gene encoding histone H2B 1/2-like has translation MPDAVAKPAPKKGSKKAVSKTAVKGGKKRRKTRKESYAIYVYKVLKQVHPDTGISSKAMGIMNSFVNDIFERIAGEASRLAHYNKRSTITSREIQTAVRLLLPGELAKHAVSEGTKAVTKYTSSK, from the coding sequence ATGCCTGATGCTGTAGCAAAACCCGCGCCCAAGAAGGGCTCAAAGAAAGCCGTCTCCAAGACTGCCGTCAAGGGAGGCAAGAAACGCAGAAAGACCAGGAAGGAGAGTTACGCCATCTACGTTTACAAGGTGTTGAAGCAGGTCCATCCCGACACTGGCATCTCCTCCAAGGCGATGGGAATCATGAACTCCTTCGTCAACGACATCTTCGAGCGCATCGCCGGTGAGGCCTCTCGCCTTGCTCACTACAACAagcgctccaccatcacctccagggAGATCCAGACCGCCGTCCGCCTGCTACTCCCCGGTGAGCTGGCCAAGCACGCCGTGTCTGAGGGCACCAAGGCTGTGACAAAGTACACCAGCTCCAAGTAA
- the LOC130370296 gene encoding histone H2B 1/2 — MPEVAKPAPKKGSKKAVSKTAVKGGKKRRKTRKESYAIYVYKVLKQVHPDTGISSKAMGIMNSFVNDIFERIAGEASRLAHYNKRSTITSREIQTAVRLLLPGELAKHAVSEGTKAVTKYTSSK; from the coding sequence GGTAGCAAAACCCGCGCCCAAGAAGGGCTCCAAGAAGGCCGTCTCCAAGACCGCAGTTAAGGGCGGCAAGAAGCGCCGCAAGACCAGGAAGGAGAGCTATGCCATCTACGTCTACAAGGTGCTGAAGCAGGTCCACCCCGACACCGGCATCTCCTCCAAGGCGATGGGGATCATGAACTCCTTCGTCAACGACATCTTCGAGCGTATCGCCGGTGAGGCCTCCCGCCTGGCTCACTACAACAagcgctccaccatcacctccagggAGATCCAGACCGCCGTCCGCCTGCTGCTCCCCGGTGAGCTGGCCAAGCACGCCGTGTCTGAGGGCACCAAGGCGGTGACCAAGTACACCAGCTCCAAGTAG